The following are encoded together in the Methanosarcina flavescens genome:
- a CDS encoding heavy-metal-associated domain-containing protein yields MAQEIIKVEGMSCMHCQLRVKKAVEAVEGVQRADVNLQTKQVTVDYEEGKVNLEEVKAAIRETGYEPL; encoded by the coding sequence ATGGCTCAGGAAATCATAAAAGTCGAAGGTATGTCCTGCATGCATTGCCAGTTGAGGGTTAAAAAAGCCGTTGAAGCTGTAGAGGGTGTGCAGAGGGCGGACGTAAATCTTCAGACTAAACAGGTAACTGTTGACTATGAAGAAGGAAAGGTAAATCTCGAAGAAGTTAAGGCTGCAATCAGGGAAACCGGATATGAACCTCTGTGA
- the gatD gene encoding Glu-tRNA(Gln) amidotransferase subunit GatD yields the protein MEFKQGDRVRIEKNGTVYEGRVMPSMEGYITIKMNSGYNAGFSTDRVKVTLLEDNEESTNGDENGAKESRATGEGITKPGKKLPKVAILSTGGTIASKIDHRTGAVTSQFTADDILAAIPELKEIADFKSRVISSILSENMDVGTWEKLACAVVEEIEDGADGIIVTHGTDTMMYTAAALSFMIETPVPIVLVGSQRSADRPSSDSAMNAICAARVAISDIAEVSVVMHGTTSDDYCEIHRGTKVRKMHTSRRDAFKSINFLPIGTVDYNTGEIKTFTNYTKRGEIPLKFKPGMEPKCALVKFTPDADPDILDYYIKGGYRGLVLEGTGLGHVSTKWVPLIQKATDAKMPVVVTSQCLNGRVCDRVYNTGRDILKAGAIEGEDILPETALVKLMWVLGQTDEYNKAIGMLRENLSGEITECCFK from the coding sequence ATGGAATTCAAACAGGGCGACAGGGTACGTATTGAAAAGAACGGCACTGTATACGAAGGCAGAGTAATGCCGTCTATGGAAGGATATATAACAATAAAAATGAACAGTGGTTATAATGCCGGATTTTCCACAGACAGGGTAAAGGTAACGCTTCTGGAAGATAATGAAGAAAGCACAAACGGAGACGAAAACGGCGCGAAAGAATCTAGGGCTACTGGAGAGGGAATCACAAAGCCTGGAAAAAAGCTTCCGAAGGTTGCTATCCTTTCCACAGGCGGAACTATTGCTAGCAAAATCGACCATCGGACAGGTGCAGTAACATCACAGTTTACAGCTGATGATATTCTTGCAGCTATCCCTGAACTTAAAGAGATAGCCGATTTTAAAAGCAGGGTAATCTCAAGTATCCTCTCAGAGAATATGGATGTCGGAACCTGGGAAAAACTTGCCTGCGCAGTCGTAGAAGAAATCGAAGACGGTGCTGATGGTATAATTGTAACCCACGGGACAGACACCATGATGTACACGGCTGCTGCCCTCTCCTTCATGATCGAGACACCTGTACCCATCGTCCTAGTGGGTTCCCAGAGAAGTGCAGACCGTCCCAGCAGTGATAGTGCCATGAATGCAATCTGTGCAGCCCGTGTTGCAATAAGCGATATTGCTGAGGTTTCGGTTGTCATGCACGGAACAACCTCGGACGACTACTGTGAGATCCACCGTGGAACCAAAGTCAGGAAAATGCATACTTCCCGCAGGGATGCTTTCAAATCCATAAATTTCCTTCCTATAGGAACTGTGGATTACAATACAGGGGAAATAAAAACTTTCACTAATTATACCAAACGTGGAGAGATACCTCTCAAATTTAAGCCAGGCATGGAGCCTAAATGTGCCCTTGTTAAATTTACACCGGATGCAGACCCTGATATTCTTGACTATTATATCAAAGGCGGATACAGAGGACTGGTCCTTGAAGGTACGGGTCTCGGGCACGTCTCTACTAAGTGGGTTCCCCTTATCCAGAAAGCCACGGATGCAAAGATGCCTGTTGTAGTAACATCCCAGTGCCTTAATGGCAGAGTTTGCGACCGCGTTTATAATACGGGCCGTGATATACTGAAAGCCGGTGCAATCGAAGGCGAAGATATCCTGCCCGAGACCGCCCTGGTTAAACTTATGTGGGTACTCGGTCAGACCGATGAGTACAACAAAGCTATTGGTATGCTCAGGGAAAATCTCAGTGGAGAGATCACCGAGTGCTGTTTTAAATAA
- a CDS encoding class I SAM-dependent methyltransferase — protein MSVVSKYNRIAPIYELIDLPLELFFFRKWRKEALSNLSGKVLDVGVGTGRNLMYYPAGCRVIGIDKSEKMLRKAREKAKAMKNVTLYPMDAEQLDFPDNSFDYVVTTFVLCTIPDPVKALKEMRRVLKPSGELISLEHVHSSYPFIDFMEHLINPVLFFLLGDHTTRDTVRNIEKAGFTIKEEKRLAFRDVFRKIRAKP, from the coding sequence ATGTCCGTGGTCTCAAAGTATAACCGAATCGCACCCATATATGAACTGATAGACTTGCCTCTGGAACTTTTCTTTTTCCGGAAATGGAGAAAGGAAGCTCTTTCAAACCTGAGTGGAAAAGTTCTGGATGTCGGGGTTGGCACAGGAAGAAACCTGATGTATTATCCAGCAGGCTGCCGGGTGATAGGGATCGATAAAAGCGAAAAAATGCTCAGGAAAGCCCGGGAAAAAGCGAAAGCCATGAAAAACGTTACTCTTTATCCTATGGATGCCGAACAGCTTGATTTCCCGGATAACAGCTTCGATTACGTGGTAACGACTTTCGTGCTCTGCACAATCCCTGACCCTGTAAAAGCTCTTAAGGAAATGAGACGCGTTCTAAAACCATCAGGGGAACTAATATCCCTTGAACACGTGCATAGCAGTTACCCTTTTATTGATTTCATGGAACATTTGATTAATCCAGTTCTATTTTTCCTGCTTGGAGATCATACTACACGAGATACTGTGAGGAATATCGAAAAAGCCGGGTTCACGATTAAGGAAGAGAAAAGACTGGCTTTCAGGGATGTTTTCAGGAAGATTCGAGCGAAGCCGTAA
- the argH gene encoding argininosuccinate lyase has translation MSNILRRGRLEAAQDEEILRYTSSMEADRWIFDADIAVDLAHTVMLREQGIINREDCSKILSGLLKIREEGMEKLDFSYEDIHISLESKLIDLVGEDVGGRMHSGRSRNDEVATCVRLVLREELIGLLEEIHELRQTLLTLAGKHTDTLMPGFTHLQHAQPTTLAHHLCAHEAALGRDFDRVQDAYSRVNLCPLGAAAFASTGFNLNRRRTQELLGFAGLLENSMDAVSSRDFLIECASSFTNLMINLSRMAEELVIWSSSEFNFIELDDMYASTSSIMPQKKNPDTAELMRGKTGVAVGALMSLITICKGLPLSYNRDLQEATPNIWRSVETVRASVRVMEGMIKTMKVRTEVLAAQSVTGFTTATELADTFVRETGIPFRTAHQIVGILAREMERPTLEKIDSVAEIVLGESLSSRGLTEKMVKQALNPVSNIKRRNIAGGPAPEEMRNYLSKRRTELELNKQEIATMRDVTDSAFESLLAVVNEYMKV, from the coding sequence ATGAGCAATATTTTACGCAGAGGCAGGCTGGAAGCCGCCCAGGATGAGGAAATCTTACGTTATACATCCTCTATGGAGGCTGACAGGTGGATATTTGATGCTGATATAGCAGTGGACCTTGCCCACACGGTAATGCTGAGAGAGCAGGGCATTATAAACCGGGAAGACTGCAGCAAAATTCTTAGCGGGCTTTTGAAAATCAGGGAAGAAGGAATGGAAAAGCTCGATTTCAGCTATGAAGACATTCATATATCTCTTGAGTCGAAGCTAATCGATCTGGTTGGGGAAGATGTAGGAGGCAGGATGCACTCGGGACGTTCAAGAAACGATGAGGTTGCAACCTGCGTCAGGCTCGTGCTAAGGGAGGAACTGATAGGGCTGCTTGAGGAAATCCATGAGCTGAGGCAAACCCTTCTAACCCTTGCAGGAAAACATACTGATACGCTCATGCCTGGTTTCACTCACCTACAGCATGCCCAGCCGACAACGCTTGCCCATCACCTCTGCGCCCACGAAGCTGCCCTTGGCAGAGATTTCGACAGAGTTCAGGACGCTTATTCAAGAGTAAATCTCTGCCCTCTCGGGGCTGCAGCTTTTGCTTCCACTGGTTTTAACCTGAACAGGAGAAGAACCCAGGAACTCCTGGGCTTTGCAGGTCTGCTTGAGAACTCAATGGATGCGGTCAGTAGCCGGGACTTTCTTATTGAATGCGCCTCGAGCTTTACAAATCTCATGATAAACCTGAGCCGCATGGCAGAAGAGCTTGTAATCTGGTCCTCTTCCGAATTTAATTTCATAGAACTGGATGATATGTACGCTTCTACCTCCTCGATTATGCCGCAGAAGAAAAACCCGGATACCGCCGAACTTATGCGCGGGAAAACAGGAGTAGCCGTGGGAGCACTTATGTCCCTGATTACAATATGCAAGGGGCTTCCCCTGAGTTACAATCGTGACCTGCAGGAAGCGACCCCAAATATTTGGCGGTCTGTAGAAACGGTAAGGGCTTCAGTAAGGGTCATGGAAGGGATGATAAAAACCATGAAAGTCCGTACTGAAGTGCTCGCTGCCCAATCAGTCACAGGTTTTACGACAGCTACCGAACTTGCAGATACTTTTGTCCGGGAAACCGGAATTCCTTTCAGGACTGCTCACCAGATCGTAGGCATACTTGCAAGGGAAATGGAAAGGCCCACTCTGGAAAAGATAGATTCTGTAGCCGAAATTGTGCTGGGTGAATCGCTTTCAAGCCGTGGGCTCACGGAAAAGATGGTAAAACAAGCCCTTAATCCGGTATCAAACATAAAGCGAAGAAATATTGCTGGGGGGCCTGCCCCAGAAGAGATGCGGAATTACCTCTCAAAAAGGCGTACTGAACTCGAACTTAACAAGCAAGAAATTGCAACCATGAGAGACGTCACAGATTCGGCTTTTGAGAGCCTGCTTGCAGTCGTTAATGAGTACATGAAAGTTTGA
- a CDS encoding anaerobic carbon-monoxide dehydrogenase catalytic subunit, whose protein sequence is MLEHTPDPAVKEMILQMGKVGCETPFDRFDKQKPHCNFGMAGVCCRNCNNGPCRITRKSPRGVCGADADLIVARNLLRWVAAGVAAHGARGREIMLALKASAEGSLKLPIAGEEKLRKSANQLGINTEGETILTDPQRLPIKINNACIGAKK, encoded by the coding sequence GTGTTAGAGCACACACCTGACCCAGCAGTTAAAGAGATGATATTGCAGATGGGGAAGGTCGGTTGTGAAACTCCTTTTGATCGTTTTGATAAGCAGAAGCCGCATTGTAACTTCGGGATGGCTGGGGTCTGCTGCCGAAATTGTAATAACGGACCTTGCAGGATCACCAGGAAAAGTCCCAGAGGGGTCTGTGGAGCAGACGCAGACCTCATTGTAGCCAGAAACCTGCTAAGATGGGTTGCAGCAGGAGTAGCTGCCCATGGTGCCAGAGGGCGAGAAATAATGCTTGCCTTAAAAGCTTCAGCCGAGGGCAGCCTGAAACTACCAATTGCAGGCGAGGAGAAATTAAGAAAATCCGCCAATCAATTAGGCATCAATACTGAAGGAGAGACAATATTGACTGATCCTCAGAGATTACCTATAAAAATTAATAATGCCTGCATAGGCGCTAAAAAATAA
- a CDS encoding symporter small accessory protein codes for MLGINDPFIWLGYLASILSALLCLVYGAYHWRGGDEEQMVKSSAKKAATQDQ; via the coding sequence ATGCTCGGAATAAATGATCCATTTATCTGGCTTGGATATCTTGCCAGTATATTAAGTGCACTCTTGTGCCTGGTTTATGGAGCCTACCATTGGAGAGGCGGAGACGAGGAGCAGATGGTAAAAAGCAGCGCTAAAAAGGCAGCGACCCAGGATCAATAA
- a CDS encoding sodium:solute symporter family protein, producing the protein MAVNISVLILLLIAYLGATFYVAYLGYRKNSKTEGYMLAGRGVHPAIMALSYGAAFISTSAIIGFGGVAASLGMGLLWLVFMNIFFGIFIAFVIFGPRTRRMGLNLGAITYPEFIGKRFQSKFIQAFSGLLIGVFMPLYASSVIIGAGRFLETTLGLNYNIALVIFTIIIASYVIKGGLLSVMYVDAMQAILMLFGMGFLLIYTYSMLGGVTEAHQTLTDMANLVPPALAAQGHQGWTSMPAFGSPIWWTMVSTIIMGVGIGVLAQPQLAVRFMTVKDDRSLKRAVAVGGPFLLMMVGVAYAIGALSNVYFYRTMGVISLQAVPDGNTDLIMPAFLNHAMPEMFVTLFMLCLLSAAMSTAAAQFHTMGTAIGYDVYQQSIMKGKSRATVHVTKIGIAFTILVAVILAYILPGSIIARATAMFMGLCTSAFLSLFIGALFWKRTTKAGAIASLVIGSLSSLFWLTFVHAKEAVPLGICQAIFGKETLLTGTWPLVDPILIATPLSLIALVVVSLMTPQFSPEFLKKAFRLRFEDEKEESSEKVPSSAADSAGV; encoded by the coding sequence ATGGCAGTTAATATTTCAGTTCTCATCCTCCTTCTTATCGCATATCTTGGGGCCACTTTCTATGTCGCTTACCTTGGATACAGGAAGAATTCCAAGACCGAAGGGTATATGCTCGCCGGTCGGGGGGTGCATCCTGCAATTATGGCGCTCTCCTACGGAGCTGCATTTATCAGCACCTCTGCAATTATAGGATTCGGTGGAGTAGCTGCGTCTCTAGGAATGGGACTCTTATGGCTCGTGTTTATGAACATCTTTTTCGGGATCTTTATTGCCTTCGTGATTTTTGGGCCCCGGACCCGGCGCATGGGGCTCAATCTGGGAGCTATAACCTATCCTGAGTTTATTGGAAAGCGTTTCCAGTCAAAGTTCATTCAGGCATTTTCCGGACTCCTGATCGGAGTCTTCATGCCCCTCTACGCATCAAGCGTTATCATAGGGGCCGGAAGATTCCTTGAGACAACCCTTGGACTTAATTATAACATTGCTCTCGTAATATTCACTATTATCATTGCCTCTTATGTGATTAAAGGCGGACTTCTCTCAGTAATGTACGTGGATGCCATGCAGGCTATCCTGATGCTGTTTGGAATGGGCTTCCTGCTTATTTACACTTACAGCATGCTTGGAGGAGTTACCGAAGCCCACCAGACTCTTACAGATATGGCAAACCTTGTACCTCCTGCCCTTGCAGCCCAGGGACACCAGGGCTGGACTTCAATGCCGGCTTTTGGCTCCCCTATCTGGTGGACAATGGTTTCCACAATTATAATGGGTGTGGGAATAGGAGTACTTGCACAGCCGCAGCTTGCAGTCAGGTTCATGACTGTAAAAGACGACCGCTCCCTGAAAAGAGCAGTTGCCGTGGGAGGTCCTTTCCTCCTTATGATGGTAGGAGTTGCATACGCTATAGGGGCACTTTCCAACGTATATTTCTACAGAACCATGGGCGTGATTTCGCTTCAGGCAGTGCCGGATGGCAATACTGATCTTATAATGCCTGCTTTCCTCAACCATGCAATGCCTGAAATGTTTGTCACGCTCTTTATGCTCTGCCTGCTTTCAGCCGCAATGTCTACGGCAGCAGCCCAGTTCCATACAATGGGCACGGCAATAGGGTACGATGTATACCAGCAGAGTATAATGAAAGGCAAATCCAGAGCAACAGTCCACGTTACAAAAATAGGAATTGCCTTTACCATTCTTGTAGCAGTAATTCTGGCATATATCCTTCCCGGAAGCATTATCGCCAGAGCGACTGCGATGTTCATGGGCTTATGCACGTCCGCTTTCCTGTCCCTGTTTATCGGAGCACTTTTCTGGAAGCGCACAACAAAAGCCGGAGCAATTGCAAGCCTGGTAATAGGGTCTTTAAGCAGCCTCTTCTGGCTGACTTTCGTGCATGCAAAAGAAGCTGTACCTCTAGGAATCTGCCAGGCAATCTTCGGCAAGGAAACCTTACTCACAGGCACCTGGCCTCTTGTAGACCCGATCCTGATCGCAACTCCACTATCTTTGATTGCCCTAGTTGTTGTAAGCCTTATGACACCCCAATTTTCACCCGAATTCCTGAAAAAAGCTTTCAGGTTGAGGTTTGAAGACGAAAAGGAAGAAAGCTCAGAAAAAGTACCCAGCAGTGCAGCGGATTCGGCAGGCGTTTAA
- a CDS encoding heavy-metal-associated domain-containing protein: MVDDLVCRYCKDMVAKLVTSINGVSRVDINIPERTVNVAYDSRITDAYVIQMTLLKAGYKTIEEPRRVY, from the coding sequence ATAGTAGACGACCTTGTATGCAGGTACTGCAAGGACATGGTCGCAAAGCTCGTTACCTCTATTAATGGGGTTTCCAGAGTAGATATCAATATTCCTGAAAGAACCGTAAATGTAGCCTATGACAGCCGGATAACTGATGCATATGTCATACAGATGACCTTGCTTAAAGCTGGCTATAAAACCATAGAAGAGCCCAGAAGAGTTTACTGA
- a CDS encoding heavy-metal-associated domain-containing protein yields the protein MTQGTLKIEGMECNHCILRVGRVIASVQGVTVVDVNPGTKEAVVEFEENRTDLEEIKAAVREAGYEPL from the coding sequence CTGACACAAGGAACCTTAAAAATTGAAGGGATGGAGTGTAATCACTGCATCTTAAGGGTTGGGAGAGTTATTGCTTCCGTGCAGGGTGTAACTGTAGTTGATGTAAATCCGGGAACAAAAGAAGCTGTTGTGGAATTCGAGGAGAACAGAACCGACCTGGAAGAAATAAAGGCTGCCGTGCGGGAAGCAGGGTACGAGCCTTTATAA
- a CDS encoding nucleoside recognition domain-containing protein, with amino-acid sequence MLLDAFVDSVEYLLKTGPSIILGVILAELLVSLGWFYKFDFLVNPITNYAHLRRECGVGFLTAFASTSSANASLKSMYDEGMIEEDELVIASVLNSFPAIVMHWRTLIPILVPLLGTTGIIYVGLITLVGLVKTLIVLIAGHFLLKGEKVHFDEFEKKEIPELKIAFKESLKISKKTITRIFKVMVPVTILVFILTDLGVFNSLGSFLKPISEYLPVPVGGLPVIAALFASHLAAYTLAASLMEQGILSGIEVIIVLLVGNIITSLGTLRIYIPHYVGIFGPRIGMKTILISQVLRLFVLIGITGVILMVF; translated from the coding sequence ATGCTACTGGATGCCTTTGTGGACTCGGTTGAGTATCTTTTAAAAACAGGCCCCTCAATAATCCTGGGGGTTATCCTTGCCGAACTTCTTGTAAGCCTCGGCTGGTTCTATAAATTTGATTTTCTGGTAAACCCGATCACAAACTATGCTCATCTCAGAAGAGAATGCGGAGTGGGCTTCCTTACAGCTTTTGCATCCACATCGTCAGCAAATGCTTCGCTTAAAAGCATGTACGACGAAGGAATGATAGAAGAAGACGAACTGGTAATAGCCTCGGTTCTTAACTCCTTTCCTGCCATTGTCATGCACTGGAGAACCCTGATCCCGATACTTGTGCCCCTGCTCGGCACAACCGGGATTATCTATGTGGGACTGATAACTCTAGTAGGCCTTGTAAAAACCCTGATAGTACTTATCGCCGGTCATTTCCTGCTTAAAGGAGAAAAAGTACATTTCGACGAGTTTGAGAAGAAAGAAATCCCGGAATTAAAAATAGCCTTTAAAGAAAGCCTGAAAATCTCAAAGAAAACTATAACCAGAATTTTCAAAGTGATGGTGCCCGTAACCATCCTGGTTTTTATCCTGACAGACCTGGGAGTGTTTAATTCCCTCGGATCGTTTCTCAAGCCGATTTCGGAGTACCTGCCCGTGCCTGTGGGAGGGCTCCCGGTAATTGCAGCCCTTTTTGCAAGCCACCTTGCAGCCTACACGCTCGCAGCAAGCCTAATGGAGCAGGGAATCCTGAGCGGCATTGAAGTTATAATTGTCCTGCTGGTAGGCAATATTATAACAAGCCTCGGAACCCTGAGAATCTATATCCCGCATTACGTGGGAATCTTCGGTCCCAGAATAGGGATGAAAACTATCCTGATTTCTCAGGTTCTAAGGCTGTTCGTTCTGATTGGAATCACGGGGGTTATTTTAATGGTGTTTTAA
- a CDS encoding ABC1 kinase family protein, giving the protein MLGKTKRYLKVTRVLLKYNLIPELYRDLRTNYISNPDCTCAFDLEIRHTAVKLRQAFEELGPTFIKIGQTMSKRPDLVPQPYVIEMANLQDKVKPVPFEEMAESLDLACVCEYQTLAERNRKKTEEELKASRERKAKAFIEIFDSFDPEPIACGSIAQVYKGVLEGKPVAVKILRPNLIDIINIDLSILDDFKPVMRKVLGLGGNFDIDAFLLEIREMLTREVDLRTEAINMRRFEDNFKNVKNVAVPKIYPDYCSANVLTMEYIHGTQIKDIINMPVPQSKKSEYTRTITRSYLKQVYIDGFYHADPHGGNMLVQENNTIAFIDFGAVGSIDEELQKHMLEFYYAINNRDVEGATQGFLKIGGANAREVDIHRLRKDMDSLIANQNYGLEGRQSDNYAKLGLKYNIRLPGEFSTLQRAILLIEGVCLELDPRYNIKTIAIPVLMDAYKKLNEPKGPAIHIEFSTEPVDEKAEMRATIREVADKMEEMGDRFLSLKQEESRKTVFSKEFYLAVLLIISAYILLNGGTFSWVGLAGIGASVLIVLVATIRGD; this is encoded by the coding sequence ATGCTGGGGAAAACAAAGAGGTACCTTAAGGTTACCAGGGTTCTTTTAAAATATAATCTTATTCCTGAACTTTACCGGGATTTGCGCACTAACTACATTTCGAATCCCGATTGTACCTGTGCTTTTGATCTCGAAATCAGGCATACGGCTGTAAAGCTCAGGCAGGCTTTCGAAGAGCTTGGGCCGACTTTCATCAAAATTGGACAGACAATGAGCAAGCGACCTGATCTTGTTCCACAGCCTTATGTCATAGAAATGGCAAACCTTCAGGACAAGGTTAAGCCGGTGCCTTTTGAAGAGATGGCTGAATCCCTTGATCTTGCCTGCGTTTGTGAATACCAGACGCTTGCGGAGCGAAACCGGAAAAAGACGGAAGAGGAGCTTAAGGCTTCACGGGAGAGAAAAGCAAAAGCTTTTATTGAAATCTTTGACAGCTTTGACCCGGAACCGATTGCCTGCGGTTCGATTGCCCAGGTCTACAAAGGGGTTTTGGAAGGCAAACCGGTTGCCGTCAAGATCCTCCGCCCAAATCTCATTGACATTATAAACATTGACCTTTCTATTCTGGATGATTTCAAGCCTGTAATGCGAAAGGTGCTTGGATTGGGGGGCAATTTCGATATTGATGCTTTCTTGCTGGAGATTCGGGAGATGCTTACCCGCGAGGTCGACTTGAGAACTGAAGCCATCAATATGCGGCGTTTTGAGGACAATTTCAAGAACGTGAAAAATGTAGCTGTACCCAAAATTTATCCGGATTATTGTTCAGCCAATGTCCTTACAATGGAATACATCCACGGAACCCAGATTAAAGACATAATTAATATGCCTGTGCCTCAAAGCAAGAAATCGGAATATACACGTACCATCACCAGAAGTTACCTCAAGCAGGTCTATATCGACGGCTTTTACCATGCTGACCCTCACGGGGGCAATATGCTGGTTCAGGAAAACAATACCATAGCCTTTATCGATTTCGGGGCTGTGGGCAGTATCGATGAAGAACTTCAGAAGCACATGCTGGAGTTTTACTATGCCATCAACAATAGGGACGTGGAAGGGGCAACCCAGGGTTTCCTGAAAATTGGGGGTGCAAATGCACGGGAAGTTGATATCCACAGGCTCAGGAAAGATATGGATAGCCTGATTGCAAACCAGAACTATGGGCTTGAAGGCAGACAAAGCGACAATTACGCAAAACTTGGTCTGAAATATAATATCCGGCTGCCCGGGGAATTTTCAACCCTTCAGAGAGCGATCCTGCTTATAGAAGGGGTCTGCCTGGAACTGGATCCGAGATACAATATTAAAACTATTGCAATTCCCGTTCTCATGGATGCTTATAAGAAGCTTAATGAGCCGAAAGGGCCTGCTATCCACATTGAATTTTCCACTGAACCTGTGGATGAAAAGGCTGAAATGAGGGCAACAATTCGGGAAGTTGCCGATAAAATGGAAGAAATGGGGGATAGATTCCTTTCTTTAAAGCAGGAAGAAAGCAGGAAAACGGTTTTTTCGAAAGAATTCTACCTTGCTGTCCTGCTTATTATCTCAGCCTATATCCTGTTAAATGGTGGTACTTTTTCCTGGGTTGGGTTGGCTGGAATCGGAGCGTCTGTCCTGATAGTCCTTGTTGCTACAATTCGGGGAGATTGA
- a CDS encoding class I SAM-dependent methyltransferase: protein MSVVSKYNRISMVYGIIELPVELLLYGRWREEALSNLSGKVLEVGVGTGRNLKYYPVGCSVIGIDNSTGMLEKARKKARGMRNITLYLMDAEHLEFPDDSFDYVVTTFVLCSVPDPVKALKEMRRVLKPSGELIALEHMRSSNPFIARIEDLINPIMFFFIWDDMTRNTMGNIEKAGFTIKKAKNLAFQDVFKKIRAKP, encoded by the coding sequence ATGTCCGTGGTTTCGAAATATAACCGGATCTCAATGGTTTATGGCATCATAGAATTGCCTGTAGAGCTTCTCCTTTACGGCAGGTGGAGAGAAGAAGCCCTCTCAAACCTGAGCGGCAAGGTTCTGGAAGTCGGGGTGGGCACAGGAAGGAATCTTAAATATTATCCGGTAGGCTGTTCGGTAATCGGAATAGATAACAGCACAGGGATGCTTGAAAAAGCCCGGAAGAAGGCAAGAGGCATGAGAAATATTACTCTTTATCTTATGGATGCCGAGCACCTTGAATTTCCAGATGATAGCTTTGATTATGTGGTTACGACTTTTGTCCTCTGTTCGGTTCCCGATCCTGTGAAGGCTCTTAAAGAGATGAGACGAGTCCTCAAGCCTTCAGGAGAGCTGATAGCTCTTGAGCATATGCGGAGTAGCAACCCGTTTATTGCCCGCATTGAGGATTTGATCAATCCGATAATGTTCTTCTTTATCTGGGATGATATGACCCGAAATACGATGGGAAACATAGAAAAAGCCGGCTTCACCATTAAGAAAGCAAAAAACCTTGCTTTTCAGGACGTTTTTAAGAAGATCAGGGCAAAACCGTAA